One genomic window of Cellulophaga sp. Hel_I_12 includes the following:
- a CDS encoding ABC transporter permease, producing MFSRDNWQEIFETIQKNKLRTFLSGFTVAIGIFIFVVLFGFGNGLTNTFNKFFGDDATNVIFVFPGRTTVPYMGYKANRIIEFDNSDLKDIEKNFGMFIEYTTPRINRSSLVKYNNESNNYPNRGVGPAHQYNEKTIMMFGRYLNQNDIEEKAKVAVIGRLVSQDLFKDKNPMGEFIDIGGSSFKVVGVFQDDGGDNEERVIYIPFTTRQLIEKNTDKLNQIIIGFKPEIGYAGSMAFQNSLKKFFQSKKYINPKDENGINLRNVADQLQQNQQLAVVLQLIVSFVAFGTIIAGIIGISNIMVFVVKERTKELGIRKALGATPKSVIGTILLESIFITTISGFVGMIIGIAVLSSLGGALDDYFITNPYIDIGVAIFATFILIICGGIAGYIPAKRASKIKPIVALRDE from the coding sequence ATGTTTAGTAGAGATAATTGGCAAGAAATTTTTGAGACGATTCAAAAAAACAAACTACGTACCTTTTTGTCTGGCTTCACTGTGGCCATAGGAATATTTATTTTTGTGGTACTTTTTGGCTTTGGCAATGGCTTGACCAATACCTTTAATAAGTTTTTTGGCGACGATGCTACGAATGTTATTTTTGTTTTTCCTGGTCGAACGACCGTTCCTTATATGGGCTATAAAGCCAATAGGATTATAGAGTTTGATAATAGTGATTTAAAAGATATTGAGAAAAATTTCGGAATGTTCATTGAATACACAACGCCCCGAATTAATAGAAGCAGTTTAGTAAAATACAATAACGAATCCAATAATTATCCAAATCGTGGGGTAGGGCCTGCACATCAATATAACGAGAAAACAATTATGATGTTTGGTCGCTATCTCAATCAAAATGATATTGAAGAGAAAGCCAAGGTCGCTGTTATCGGTAGGTTAGTTTCTCAAGATTTGTTCAAAGATAAAAATCCAATGGGAGAGTTTATCGATATCGGCGGAAGTTCTTTTAAGGTAGTTGGTGTTTTTCAAGATGACGGCGGAGACAATGAAGAGCGTGTTATTTATATTCCCTTTACAACACGACAATTAATTGAAAAGAATACGGATAAGCTCAACCAAATCATTATTGGGTTTAAACCAGAAATTGGCTATGCAGGCTCTATGGCTTTTCAAAATAGTTTAAAGAAATTCTTCCAATCTAAAAAATACATCAATCCCAAAGATGAGAATGGGATTAATTTAAGAAATGTAGCCGATCAATTACAGCAAAATCAGCAATTGGCAGTTGTTTTACAATTAATAGTTTCTTTTGTTGCTTTTGGTACTATCATCGCGGGAATAATAGGTATCAGCAATATCATGGTTTTTGTGGTAAAAGAACGTACCAAAGAATTGGGTATACGAAAGGCATTAGGGGCAACGCCAAAATCGGTTATTGGTACCATTTTATTAGAATCTATTTTCATCACAACTATTTCTGGTTTTGTAGGGATGATTATTGGGATCGCTGTCCTGAGTTCTTTAGGAGGAGCTTTAGATGACTATTTTATTACAAATCCATATATAGATATAGGGGTGGCTATTTTTGCAACTTTTATTCTCATTATTTGTGGAGGAATCGCTGGTTATATTCCAGCGAAAAGGGCTTCAAAAATCAAACCTATTGTAGCATTAAGAGACGAATAA
- a CDS encoding NifU family protein: MKEFSITIVETNNPAILKFDTNHFITNSTNYEYKDIDEAKNSPLAQQLFYLPFVKTVYIASNFIALERFSIVAWDDVKDEVAQQLVEYLNSGEPIVYENKDPKKVPATVYAESTPNPAVMKFVANKAIVPTAFEFKNIDEAKDSSLAKKLFHLPFVKEVFFDENYVSVTKYDVADWNEVTFDIRELIRNFIADGHEVVTAESVVQKKAEAPKTQLQDANLDDTSKKIIDILEEYVKPAVASDGGNILFKSYDEPSKTVNVILQGACSGCPSSTFTLKNGIENMLKNMMGDQVQHVVALNG; the protein is encoded by the coding sequence ATGAAAGAATTTTCTATTACGATAGTCGAAACTAATAACCCGGCCATCCTTAAATTTGATACCAATCATTTTATAACGAATAGCACTAATTACGAATACAAGGATATCGACGAGGCTAAAAATTCTCCTTTAGCACAACAATTATTTTATCTACCCTTTGTAAAAACCGTATATATCGCATCGAACTTTATAGCCTTGGAGCGTTTTAGTATTGTAGCATGGGATGATGTAAAAGACGAGGTTGCCCAACAGTTGGTAGAATACCTGAATAGTGGTGAACCTATTGTTTATGAAAATAAAGATCCTAAAAAAGTACCTGCCACAGTGTATGCCGAAAGCACACCGAACCCAGCGGTAATGAAATTTGTTGCGAATAAAGCTATTGTACCCACCGCTTTTGAATTTAAGAATATCGATGAAGCGAAAGATTCTTCACTAGCTAAAAAATTATTTCACTTACCCTTTGTAAAAGAAGTTTTTTTTGATGAGAATTATGTTTCAGTTACTAAATATGATGTTGCAGACTGGAATGAAGTAACTTTTGATATTAGAGAATTGATTCGCAATTTCATTGCCGATGGACATGAAGTAGTAACAGCTGAAAGTGTTGTACAAAAAAAGGCCGAAGCTCCTAAAACGCAATTGCAAGATGCTAATTTAGACGATACCTCAAAAAAAATTATCGATATATTAGAAGAATATGTAAAGCCTGCTGTAGCTAGTGATGGTGGTAATATTCTTTTTAAATCTTATGATGAACCCAGTAAAACAGTCAATGTAATTTTGCAAGGTGCTTGTAGTGGATGCCCCTCGTCAACATTTACTTTAAAAAATGGCATTGAAAATATGTTAAAAAATATGATGGGAGATCAAGTGCAGCACGTGGTTGCTCTGAATGGCTAA
- a CDS encoding mechanosensitive ion channel family protein, whose product MKDLANYQIHIDNAIKWLWDSLPHLILAIILFIVGLWSIRFINRMVKSFFKKHEYDPSLETFLQSLISIVLKIILFVLVITQLGVQSSSLVAIIGAAGLAIGLALQGSLANFAGGVLILLFKPFKVGDFISAQGVDGTVQEISIFTTKLTTFGNQLAIVPNGQLSNNNIINYNAKDTRRDKIIIGIGYGSNLKKAKDILLDICASKESILKDPEPVVYVDALADSSVNLTLRFWAKNEDFWDAHFHVLEETKLAFDKEGIEIPFPQVVQYNKQA is encoded by the coding sequence ATGAAAGACTTAGCAAATTATCAAATACATATAGATAATGCCATCAAGTGGCTGTGGGACTCCTTGCCACATTTAATTTTAGCCATCATCCTATTTATTGTGGGTCTGTGGTCGATTAGGTTTATCAACAGGATGGTGAAAAGCTTTTTTAAAAAGCACGAGTATGATCCTTCTCTAGAAACTTTTTTACAAAGTTTAATCAGTATTGTGCTTAAAATAATACTTTTTGTTTTAGTCATCACTCAACTTGGGGTACAATCTTCATCTCTTGTCGCCATTATTGGTGCAGCTGGTTTGGCTATTGGTTTAGCCCTACAAGGTTCATTAGCTAACTTTGCAGGCGGTGTACTCATTTTACTTTTCAAGCCTTTTAAAGTGGGGGATTTTATTTCAGCTCAAGGCGTAGATGGTACCGTACAAGAAATATCAATTTTCACCACAAAATTGACCACCTTTGGGAATCAACTAGCAATAGTGCCTAACGGTCAACTTTCGAATAATAACATTATTAATTACAATGCTAAAGATACTCGCAGGGATAAAATTATCATTGGTATTGGATATGGATCTAATCTTAAAAAAGCAAAAGATATATTATTAGACATTTGTGCCTCGAAAGAGAGCATCCTAAAAGATCCTGAACCTGTAGTTTACGTAGATGCTTTAGCAGATAGTTCCGTAAATTTAACCTTGCGCTTCTGGGCCAAAAATGAAGATTTTTGGGATGCACACTTTCACGTATTAGAGGAAACCAAATTGGCCTTTGATAAAGAAGGTATTGAAATTCCATTCCCACAAGTCGTGCAATACAACAAACAAGCTTAA
- a CDS encoding type IX secretion system membrane protein PorP/SprF produces the protein MTLKKRYSFLMTFAFSLFTWAQEGIPVYFDYLSDNYYLVHPSMAGIGEGGKVRLTARKQWFDIDDAPNLQTLNAHYRVGDRSGIGAILFNDANGYHSQSGLKLTYAHHLRLGGEIRSLNQLSFGLSTTILQSSLDESEFRSVTPDPALVGSKISDAYFNIDLGMSYNFLEFYAHATVLNALSSKRNIYYKDRTDNPNIGIFDNLRRYLFSVGYVFGRDDWQFEPSTLFQMTDFTQEKTIDINAKVYRNMDFGTVWGGVSYRRSFDGAQYATGTTFGQQRLQLITPIVGLNYKNFMVSYNYSYQMGDIRFDNGGFHQITLGFDFLQSEKRYDCKCPAVNY, from the coding sequence ATGACCCTAAAAAAACGCTATTCGTTTTTAATGACCTTCGCTTTTAGCCTTTTTACCTGGGCACAGGAAGGAATTCCAGTATATTTTGATTACCTGTCTGATAATTATTACCTGGTTCATCCTTCTATGGCAGGGATCGGTGAAGGTGGAAAAGTACGACTTACCGCCAGAAAACAGTGGTTTGATATTGATGATGCCCCTAACTTACAAACTTTAAATGCCCATTATAGGGTAGGTGATAGAAGTGGCATCGGGGCTATTTTATTTAATGATGCCAATGGGTATCATTCTCAATCAGGTTTAAAACTTACCTACGCCCATCATTTAAGATTGGGTGGGGAGATACGGAGTTTAAATCAACTATCTTTTGGTTTAAGTACTACGATTTTACAAAGTAGCTTGGATGAAAGCGAGTTCAGGTCGGTCACTCCGGACCCGGCATTAGTGGGTTCTAAAATAAGTGATGCTTATTTTAATATAGATTTAGGAATGTCTTATAATTTTCTGGAATTTTATGCACATGCCACTGTACTAAATGCCCTGAGTAGTAAAAGAAACATTTATTACAAGGATAGAACCGATAACCCTAATATTGGAATATTTGATAATTTAAGAAGGTATTTATTTTCCGTGGGCTATGTGTTTGGAAGGGATGATTGGCAATTTGAGCCATCTACCTTGTTCCAGATGACAGATTTTACCCAAGAAAAAACAATAGATATAAATGCAAAAGTCTATCGAAATATGGATTTTGGAACCGTATGGGGTGGTGTATCTTATCGAAGAAGTTTTGATGGCGCTCAGTATGCTACAGGGACAACTTTTGGTCAACAAAGGTTACAATTAATAACACCGATTGTTGGTCTAAATTATAAAAACTTTATGGTTTCTTATAATTACTCGTATCAAATGGGTGATATTCGATTTGATAATGGTGGTTTTCATCAAATTACCTTAGGGTTCGACTTTTTACAATCAGAAAAACGCTACGATTGTAAATGTCCGGCCGTGAATTATTAA
- a CDS encoding VWA domain-containing protein, which translates to MKNSIKIVSFGIMALTMSTTYGSELNLKDKIPETLMAQCQVISHKHTTNTVKVALLLDTSNSMDGLIAQAKSQLWDIVNKFAYVKAPCGNAPYTDYIRPNLEIALYQYGNDDLSSHEGYIQQVLGFTSDLDEISEKLFSLSTNGGEEYCGKVIQTSLSQLDWGKNADHLKLIFIAGNEPFTQGKLNYKDAVANAKEKNVVVNTLFCGNYQQGISSQWKDAAILTGGDYMAIDHNKRIAYINTPYDADIVQLNTKLNSTYISYGSLGSAKLKKQSLQDANAMEVEEAVAVKRAVSKSSRLYNNSSWDLVDAADDSAFDVSKIDKNLLPTALKQKSNKEIEAYIADKKASRTSIQTEIQNLNKQRESYLLKNQEKATGELENAMLLAIKRQAEKKNYKWDE; encoded by the coding sequence ATGAAAAATAGTATAAAAATAGTAAGCTTTGGAATTATGGCCTTAACGATGAGTACAACGTATGGTTCCGAATTAAACCTTAAGGATAAGATACCAGAAACTTTAATGGCTCAATGCCAGGTTATTTCCCATAAGCATACTACAAATACCGTAAAAGTTGCTCTTTTATTAGATACTAGCAACAGCATGGACGGACTTATAGCTCAAGCAAAATCTCAATTGTGGGATATTGTAAATAAATTTGCTTACGTAAAAGCACCTTGTGGAAATGCACCATATACCGATTATATTCGTCCTAATTTAGAAATTGCTTTGTATCAATATGGCAATGATGATCTTTCTTCACACGAAGGGTATATTCAACAAGTTTTGGGTTTTACAAGTGATTTAGACGAAATATCAGAAAAGTTATTCTCCTTAAGCACTAATGGTGGTGAAGAATACTGCGGTAAGGTTATACAAACATCACTTAGCCAATTAGATTGGGGCAAAAATGCTGATCATCTTAAATTAATTTTCATTGCCGGAAACGAGCCTTTTACACAAGGAAAGCTAAATTATAAAGATGCGGTAGCTAACGCCAAAGAAAAAAATGTGGTCGTAAACACCCTATTCTGTGGCAATTACCAACAAGGGATTTCTAGCCAGTGGAAAGACGCTGCAATTTTAACCGGAGGCGACTATATGGCCATCGACCATAACAAAAGAATAGCGTACATCAACACGCCCTATGATGCCGATATTGTTCAGTTAAATACAAAATTGAACAGTACCTATATTTCTTACGGTTCCTTAGGGAGTGCTAAGCTAAAAAAACAATCCTTACAAGATGCGAATGCCATGGAAGTTGAAGAGGCAGTTGCTGTTAAAAGAGCAGTGAGCAAAAGCTCTAGACTTTACAATAATTCGTCTTGGGATTTAGTAGACGCCGCTGATGACTCAGCGTTTGATGTTTCAAAAATTGATAAAAACCTACTTCCTACAGCATTAAAACAAAAATCGAATAAAGAAATTGAAGCCTACATTGCGGATAAAAAAGCCTCAAGAACAAGCATCCAAACTGAAATTCAAAATCTGAATAAACAACGCGAAAGCTACCTATTAAAAAATCAAGAAAAAGCGACAGGGGAACTTGAAAACGCGATGTTGCTTGCCATTAAAAGGCAAGCAGAAAAAAAGAATTACAAGTGGGATGAATAA
- a CDS encoding efflux RND transporter periplasmic adaptor subunit, translating to MKKVVKYVVIVLLVIAALWAAMFFIRTNSKSAITYETKQPFISNIEKKTVATGKVVPVDEILIKPQISGIIEEVYLEEGVKVKAGDLIAKIKVVPNEQSLNQASGRVQNAQLNLNNAKIEYDRNKAIFDKGVISSQDFNTFQLRYNQAQQELSNARADYQIINKGSAAGSSMANTIIRATVSGTILEIPVKEGDQVIQSNNFNDGTTIATIADLSKMIFEGKVDEGEVGKLKVGAPLEISLGAINDKKFSAKLRFIAPKGVEESGAVQFKIEGDVNVDDDVLIRAGYSANASLVLETKENILVIPEALLQFDKSTDKPYVEVSVGDQVFERREVEIGISDGINVEIISGLTEADKVKVWNKTEPIKKNTEEESSKA from the coding sequence ATGAAAAAAGTAGTAAAATACGTAGTAATTGTTCTTTTAGTAATAGCAGCACTTTGGGCGGCCATGTTTTTTATAAGAACCAATAGTAAATCGGCAATTACTTATGAAACTAAGCAGCCTTTTATTTCCAATATTGAAAAGAAAACTGTCGCTACTGGAAAAGTAGTTCCTGTAGATGAAATTTTGATAAAGCCGCAAATCTCTGGTATTATTGAAGAAGTTTATTTAGAAGAAGGTGTAAAAGTAAAAGCGGGAGACCTTATTGCTAAAATTAAAGTGGTTCCTAACGAACAATCCTTAAATCAGGCAAGTGGTAGAGTTCAAAATGCACAATTGAACTTAAACAATGCAAAAATTGAATATGATCGTAATAAGGCCATATTTGATAAAGGTGTTATTTCTAGCCAAGACTTCAATACTTTCCAGTTAAGATATAACCAAGCGCAACAGGAATTAAGTAACGCAAGAGCGGATTACCAAATTATTAATAAAGGTTCTGCTGCGGGTTCTTCTATGGCAAATACCATTATTAGAGCCACAGTATCTGGCACCATTTTAGAGATTCCCGTAAAAGAAGGAGATCAAGTAATTCAAAGTAACAACTTTAATGATGGTACTACTATCGCAACCATTGCGGATTTATCGAAAATGATTTTTGAAGGTAAAGTAGACGAAGGCGAGGTAGGTAAATTAAAAGTAGGCGCACCCTTAGAGATTAGCTTAGGTGCCATAAACGATAAAAAATTCAGTGCTAAATTACGTTTTATTGCTCCTAAGGGGGTAGAAGAATCGGGAGCGGTACAATTTAAGATTGAAGGTGACGTAAATGTAGACGATGATGTTTTAATTCGAGCTGGGTACAGTGCCAATGCCTCTTTGGTTTTAGAAACAAAGGAGAATATATTGGTTATTCCTGAGGCTTTATTGCAATTTGATAAATCTACTGATAAGCCTTACGTTGAAGTATCTGTTGGTGATCAGGTATTTGAAAGAAGAGAAGTAGAGATAGGTATTTCTGACGGAATTAATGTGGAAATTATTTCAGGATTAACAGAAGCCGATAAGGTAAAAGTTTGGAATAAAACAGAACCCATCAAAAAAAATACTGAAGAAGAGTCATCAAAAGCATAA
- a CDS encoding TolC family protein — MKFKIVLIAFLFSVAFISAQTKKWTLQECVAYAVDNNLTIEQFELDLETVKIEKSDAIGDFLPGLNASSSVAGQTGLSFDPTTNQAVTTTIFTATGGLSSNVTLFDGLRNVHRLNRAKMNAISSQYRLDDLKDDIRLNVAVAYLNVLSNKESLRVFQAQYSFTKQDLIRTEELVDAGVVPRGDLLELEATAANQEQQIVNSENAILIARINLAQLLQITDYENFDIVDESFDIPPSEVLTNSPKTIYEKALTFRNDIKFSELNVELAKKDLQISKGALLPTIGAFFNYNTRYSSQERFDVTTQEFFRESFKDQLWINDGISYGAQLSIPIFNGFGVKNNIKRSKINIDRANIQLEQEKLALETTVNQAYVDVKNLSKAYEAAGKTVAARRLAYEYSKERFDVGLMNSFDFSQAQARVDDAEAQLIRTKYDYIFRLKVLEFYFGMPISLD, encoded by the coding sequence ATGAAATTTAAAATAGTACTCATAGCTTTTCTTTTTTCTGTTGCCTTTATAAGTGCGCAGACAAAAAAATGGACACTTCAAGAATGTGTAGCATACGCGGTAGATAACAATTTAACCATAGAACAATTTGAGCTCGATTTAGAAACTGTAAAGATTGAAAAATCAGATGCTATTGGTGACTTTTTGCCTGGCTTAAATGCATCTAGTTCAGTGGCGGGGCAAACCGGACTTTCTTTTGATCCGACAACAAACCAAGCGGTAACGACCACTATTTTTACAGCCACAGGAGGTTTAAGTTCTAACGTTACATTATTTGATGGCTTACGTAATGTACATCGCTTAAATAGAGCTAAAATGAATGCGATATCAAGTCAATATCGTTTAGATGATTTAAAAGATGATATCCGTTTAAATGTAGCGGTTGCTTATTTGAATGTTTTATCGAACAAAGAATCTTTGCGTGTTTTCCAAGCACAATATTCATTTACAAAACAAGATTTAATTCGTACTGAAGAATTGGTAGATGCTGGTGTGGTTCCTCGAGGCGATTTGCTAGAATTAGAAGCAACGGCAGCAAATCAAGAACAGCAAATTGTAAATTCTGAAAATGCTATTTTGATTGCTAGAATTAATTTAGCCCAATTATTACAAATTACCGATTACGAAAATTTTGACATTGTCGATGAATCTTTTGATATACCGCCTTCAGAGGTTTTAACAAATTCTCCAAAAACGATATATGAAAAAGCATTAACCTTTAGAAACGATATTAAGTTTTCTGAATTAAATGTTGAACTAGCTAAAAAAGACTTGCAAATTAGCAAAGGAGCTTTATTACCTACCATTGGTGCTTTTTTCAATTATAACACTAGATACTCAAGTCAGGAACGTTTTGATGTTACCACACAAGAATTTTTTAGAGAAAGTTTTAAAGACCAATTGTGGATTAATGATGGTATTTCTTATGGAGCTCAACTAAGTATTCCTATTTTCAACGGTTTTGGTGTAAAAAACAATATAAAGCGCTCTAAGATAAATATCGATAGAGCAAATATTCAATTAGAACAAGAGAAATTAGCCTTAGAAACTACGGTAAACCAAGCCTATGTTGACGTTAAAAATCTTTCAAAAGCTTATGAAGCAGCGGGAAAAACGGTTGCAGCGCGCAGATTAGCATACGAATATTCAAAAGAACGATTTGATGTTGGCTTAATGAACTCTTTCGATTTTAGCCAAGCACAAGCTAGAGTAGATGATGCAGAAGCACAATTAATCCGTACTAAATACGATTATATTTTTAGATTAAAAGTATTAGAATTCTATTTTGGAATGCCTATTTCTTTAGATTAG
- the tsaB gene encoding tRNA (adenosine(37)-N6)-threonylcarbamoyltransferase complex dimerization subunit type 1 TsaB codes for MAIILNLETATTNCSVSIAENGKLIALKEYNSADYSHAEQLHLFIESALRDANLSLANIEAIAVSKGPGSYTGLRIGVSAAKGLCYALDIPLIAISTLKSMAYQAKGEPIDFIIPVLDARRMEVYSCVFDTHLNELRPTKAELIDAYSFEAYSSQGTVLLLGSGAEKCKEPLKSKPNIKYRTALIPSAKDMVSLSFKKFKENNFENVAYFEPYYLKDFMLQKKL; via the coding sequence ATGGCAATAATTTTAAACCTAGAAACAGCAACGACTAATTGTTCTGTAAGCATAGCGGAAAACGGCAAACTCATCGCATTAAAAGAGTACAACAGCGCTGACTATTCTCATGCAGAGCAATTGCACCTTTTTATTGAATCTGCACTTAGAGATGCGAATTTAAGCCTAGCAAATATAGAGGCGATTGCTGTGAGTAAAGGCCCAGGGTCTTATACGGGTTTACGAATTGGCGTTTCGGCGGCAAAAGGGCTTTGCTATGCCTTAGATATTCCATTAATTGCAATCTCGACCTTAAAAAGCATGGCCTACCAAGCAAAAGGGGAACCCATAGATTTTATCATACCTGTTTTAGATGCGAGAAGAATGGAAGTTTATTCTTGTGTTTTTGATACCCACCTAAATGAACTTAGACCCACCAAGGCTGAGCTTATTGACGCATATTCTTTTGAGGCGTATAGTAGCCAAGGTACGGTTTTGTTGCTAGGAAGCGGTGCTGAAAAGTGTAAGGAGCCTTTAAAAAGCAAACCCAACATCAAGTATAGAACAGCGCTTATTCCTTCTGCAAAAGATATGGTAAGCCTCTCATTTAAAAAGTTCAAAGAAAACAACTTTGAAAATGTTGCTTACTTTGAACCTTATTATTTAAAAGATTTTATGCTGCAGAAAAAGCTATAG
- a CDS encoding ABC transporter permease translates to MKFIFDSNTWQEIFGSIGKNKTRTAITIIGVLWGIFIYIALAGAAKGLDNGFERAFESTAMNSMFVWAQSASMPFEGFKTDRQLQLKLGDVTTLQNRLPEIQYIAPRNANGVFDGSPASVIRGTKSSTSPVYGDYPIYTKIATKKIYDGGRFINDEDIAQSRKIAVIGERTQKELYEEGEEPIGSFLKVDNIYFQVVGVHKFVPGGGFEGDTDIFIPYTTFKKLYNTGDNVDWLTIAAYNDADVIQVEKDVKAVLKSIHSVNPKDERAFGAFNLGEIFNRISGFAKGLTFLSLIVGVATILAGVISIGNILLISVKERTKELGVRRALGATPAEVRNQIILESVFLTIVAGILGIILGAGVLRLIDFFTQDTDFPYTNPTLPIPYVLGALAIMIILGTLIGLIPAQRAVSIKPIDALREE, encoded by the coding sequence ATGAAATTTATATTTGATAGCAACACCTGGCAGGAGATTTTTGGTTCTATTGGAAAGAATAAGACTAGAACGGCAATTACCATTATTGGAGTGCTTTGGGGGATTTTTATTTATATTGCCTTGGCCGGAGCGGCCAAAGGTTTAGATAATGGTTTTGAACGAGCTTTTGAAAGTACAGCAATGAATAGCATGTTCGTTTGGGCGCAGAGCGCAAGTATGCCCTTTGAAGGTTTTAAAACAGATCGTCAATTACAATTAAAATTAGGCGATGTAACAACCTTGCAAAATAGGTTGCCTGAAATACAATATATAGCGCCAAGAAACGCCAATGGAGTTTTTGACGGTAGTCCGGCAAGTGTTATTAGAGGAACTAAATCAAGTACTTCGCCTGTTTATGGGGATTATCCTATTTATACGAAAATAGCAACCAAGAAAATATATGATGGTGGGCGTTTTATTAATGATGAAGATATCGCCCAATCCAGAAAAATTGCGGTAATCGGAGAAAGAACACAAAAAGAGCTTTATGAAGAAGGTGAAGAACCAATTGGATCTTTTTTAAAGGTGGATAATATTTATTTTCAGGTTGTTGGCGTTCATAAATTTGTTCCAGGAGGCGGTTTTGAAGGGGATACGGATATTTTTATACCTTATACAACGTTTAAAAAACTGTACAATACTGGAGATAACGTAGATTGGTTAACCATCGCAGCCTATAATGACGCCGATGTTATTCAAGTGGAAAAGGATGTAAAAGCAGTTCTAAAAAGTATCCATAGTGTTAATCCAAAAGACGAAAGGGCTTTTGGTGCTTTTAATTTAGGAGAAATTTTTAATAGAATAAGTGGTTTTGCTAAAGGATTAACGTTTTTATCGCTCATTGTAGGTGTTGCTACTATTTTAGCAGGTGTCATCAGTATCGGAAACATACTGTTGATTTCTGTCAAAGAACGCACAAAAGAATTAGGAGTTCGAAGAGCCTTAGGTGCAACTCCAGCTGAGGTCAGAAATCAAATTATATTAGAATCAGTTTTTCTAACCATTGTTGCCGGTATTTTAGGTATTATTTTAGGTGCTGGTGTACTTAGACTTATAGACTTTTTTACGCAAGACACTGATTTTCCATATACAAATCCAACATTGCCCATCCCTTATGTTTTAGGTGCTTTGGCAATCATGATAATTTTAGGTACGTTAATAGGTTTAATTCCAGCACAAAGAGCTGTAAGTATAAAACCTATAGATGCGCTTAGAGAAGAGTAA
- a CDS encoding dodecin family protein → MAILKVIEVLANSEKGWEDAAKNAVSQASKSVKNIRSVYINEQSATVQDGKIVDYRVNVKITFEVN, encoded by the coding sequence ATGGCCATTTTAAAAGTAATTGAAGTTTTGGCAAATTCTGAAAAGGGATGGGAAGATGCAGCAAAAAACGCGGTATCTCAGGCCTCAAAAAGTGTTAAAAATATACGATCTGTGTATATTAACGAACAAAGTGCAACAGTTCAAGACGGAAAAATTGTAGATTATCGGGTTAATGTAAAAATTACCTTTGAGGTGAATTAA